One window of Bacteroides sp. AN502(2024) genomic DNA carries:
- a CDS encoding transposase: protein MAKIQKISEIHPTLGFTEFDILEKYRKSFHESELGRLHSVFPFDRMAKAAGLSEQRLGRRNIFSPSAKIALMVLKAYTGFSDRKLVEHLNGNIHYQMFCGIMIPPSLPITNFKIVSAIRNEIASRLDIDSFQELLASHWKPYLDNLHVCMTDATCYESHMRFPTDMKLLWESIEWLYRHICRHCRDLGIRRPRNKYRNVAESYLSYCKKRKRRASRTRMLKRRMIKLLEKLLSQRDGLHSEYGALLRYTQDYHKRLSIIRKVLVQEKEMFEGRKVSDRIISIDRHYVRPIVRGKETKSVEFGAKVNNIQIDGISFIEHLSFKAFNEGIRLKDCIRMQQKLMNVRVRCVAADSIYANNANRKFCTKYGISTSFVRKGRAGKDEPLRKVLRSELSKERATRLEGSFGTQKQHYSLARIKARNKKTEILWIFFGIHTANAILMIDKIRNRTGKAA, encoded by the coding sequence ATGGCTAAGATACAAAAAATTTCAGAAATCCACCCAACTTTGGGCTTTACAGAATTTGATATTCTGGAAAAATACCGCAAGAGTTTTCATGAGAGTGAGCTTGGCAGGCTTCATTCGGTCTTTCCATTTGATCGTATGGCAAAAGCCGCAGGCCTGTCTGAACAACGTTTGGGCCGCAGGAACATATTCAGTCCTTCCGCAAAGATCGCCCTTATGGTCCTGAAGGCATACACCGGATTCTCCGACAGGAAACTGGTGGAACATCTGAACGGGAACATACACTACCAGATGTTCTGTGGAATCATGATCCCCCCGTCCCTTCCCATAACCAACTTCAAGATAGTCAGTGCCATCCGTAATGAGATAGCATCCCGCCTTGACATTGATTCCTTCCAGGAGCTCCTGGCTTCACACTGGAAACCTTATCTTGATAACCTTCACGTCTGCATGACCGATGCCACATGCTATGAGAGCCACATGCGTTTTCCTACGGACATGAAACTCCTTTGGGAAAGCATCGAATGGCTCTACAGGCATATATGCCGGCATTGCAGGGATCTGGGCATAAGGCGTCCGCGCAACAAATACAGGAATGTGGCGGAATCCTATCTGTCCTACTGCAAGAAAAGAAAGAGGAGAGCTTCAAGGACAAGAATGCTTAAGCGCCGTATGATCAAGCTTCTTGAAAAGCTCCTCAGTCAAAGGGATGGGCTCCATAGCGAGTACGGTGCTTTACTCCGATATACACAGGATTACCATAAGCGTCTTTCCATCATCAGAAAGGTGCTTGTACAGGAAAAGGAAATGTTTGAAGGGCGAAAAGTCAGTGACCGCATCATCAGCATCGACCGTCATTATGTACGTCCCATCGTCAGAGGCAAGGAAACCAAGTCCGTCGAGTTCGGTGCAAAGGTCAATAATATACAGATAGACGGCATATCGTTCATCGAACACCTCTCGTTCAAGGCTTTCAATGAGGGGATACGCTTGAAGGACTGTATCCGTATGCAGCAGAAGCTGATGAATGTAAGGGTAAGATGTGTGGCTGCCGATTCCATATATGCCAATAATGCCAACAGAAAGTTCTGTACTAAATATGGGATATCCACATCCTTTGTGCGCAAGGGAAGGGCGGGCAAAGATGAGCCTTTGAGGAAGGTGCTTAGAAGCGAACTCTCAAAAGAAAGGGCCACACGGCTTGAAGGAAGCTTCGGCACTCAAAAGCAACATTACTCGCTCGCAAGGATAAAGGCAAGGAACAAGAAGACGGAAATCCTGTGGATTTTCTTCGGAATACATACAGCAAATGCCATACTGATGATTGACAAGATCAGGAACAGAACGGGGAAAGCTGCATGA
- a CDS encoding IS3 family transposase: MKTLCGLFGMSSQAYYKKKKNLLSRHQIRTAILDAVFFYRSKAPGIGGLKLYHELRSLYGSEITGGRDAFLHLLRSERLMLPPKKPRHTTDSHHLYKKYPNLIKGVTAQYPNHIWVCDITYIWIEGGVCYLHLVTDMYSHAVLGWVLSPSLHAEYTLQALEQAINEAGGGNLCGTIHHSDRGVQYACDAYIDTLVTHHIRVSMTEDYNPTDNAVAERMNGILKTEWIYGMSLFRDKEMAREQITRMIDFYNNGRPHMSIGMKKPMDVYHGEVPGKSLWKK; this comes from the coding sequence GTGAAAACCCTTTGCGGACTGTTTGGCATGTCTTCCCAGGCCTATTACAAAAAGAAAAAAAATCTTTTGTCGCGTCATCAGATCAGAACAGCCATCTTGGATGCCGTCTTCTTCTACCGCTCAAAGGCTCCGGGCATCGGTGGTTTGAAATTATACCATGAGCTCCGCTCCCTTTATGGAAGCGAGATAACCGGAGGGCGGGATGCCTTCCTTCATCTGCTGCGTTCGGAACGCCTTATGCTGCCCCCGAAGAAACCCAGGCATACGACGGACTCCCACCATCTTTACAAGAAGTATCCGAATCTGATCAAGGGGGTAACGGCACAATACCCGAACCATATCTGGGTATGTGACATCACTTACATCTGGATTGAAGGTGGCGTATGCTACCTCCATCTTGTAACGGACATGTACTCACATGCCGTTTTAGGATGGGTGCTCTCTCCCAGTTTGCATGCCGAATATACGCTACAGGCACTGGAACAGGCCATCAATGAGGCCGGAGGTGGCAATCTTTGCGGCACAATCCACCATTCCGACCGGGGGGTACAGTATGCCTGCGATGCCTATATCGACACACTGGTCACTCATCATATACGTGTGAGCATGACTGAAGATTACAACCCGACGGACAATGCGGTAGCAGAAAGGATGAATGGCATCCTGAAAACGGAATGGATATACGGCATGTCGCTGTTCAGGGATAAAGAGATGGCACGGGAGCAGATTACGCGAATGATTGACTTCTATAATAATGGACGACCGCATATGAGCATAGGTATGAAAAAACCCATGGACGTATATCATGGAGAGGTGCCGGGAAAATCATTGTGGAAAAAATAA
- a CDS encoding AraC family transcriptional regulator: protein MIEDNSLGLEFKYLIVNDMDRKFGLWVNTVGYQSIPPDSPYPLKEHPSGYFFNAEKGRVLREYQLVYITKGRGLFSSESTSEKQVCKGRLMVLFPGQWHTYRPLRQTGWTEYYIGFEGPMIDSIVNNAFLSQQQQILEIGLNEELVSLFSRALAVAEADKISAQQYLSGIVLHIIGMILSVSKNKFFEMSDVDQKIEQAKIIMDENVSGNVDPEELAMRLNISYSWFRRVFKEYTGYAPAKYFQELKLRKAKQMLVGTSQSVKEISFFLGFQSTEYFFSFFKKRTGLTPLEYRSFGRDE from the coding sequence ATGATCGAGGATAATAGTCTGGGATTAGAATTTAAATATCTGATTGTAAATGACATGGACCGCAAGTTCGGGCTGTGGGTAAATACTGTCGGCTATCAATCCATTCCCCCTGATTCACCTTATCCGTTGAAAGAGCATCCGTCCGGTTACTTCTTTAATGCGGAAAAAGGAAGGGTGCTTCGTGAGTATCAATTGGTTTATATCACCAAGGGACGTGGATTGTTTTCATCCGAATCCACCTCCGAGAAGCAAGTTTGTAAAGGTCGGCTGATGGTATTGTTTCCCGGACAATGGCATACTTATCGCCCATTGCGGCAGACTGGCTGGACTGAATATTACATTGGTTTCGAGGGACCTATGATAGACTCTATTGTTAATAATGCTTTTTTGTCGCAGCAACAGCAAATACTGGAAATTGGGCTTAATGAAGAGTTAGTCTCATTATTCTCTCGTGCTCTTGCCGTAGCCGAAGCGGATAAGATCTCTGCGCAACAATATCTTTCCGGAATTGTGCTTCACATAATAGGGATGATTCTTTCCGTCTCCAAGAATAAGTTTTTTGAGATGAGTGATGTGGATCAGAAGATTGAACAGGCAAAAATCATTATGGATGAAAATGTTTCCGGCAATGTGGATCCGGAGGAATTAGCTATGCGACTCAATATTAGTTATTCATGGTTCCGACGTGTTTTTAAGGAGTATACAGGTTATGCTCCTGCTAAATATTTCCAGGAATTGAAACTTCGTAAGGCTAAACAAATGCTGGTAGGAACTTCCCAGTCTGTAAAAGAGATTTCTTTTTTTCTTGGTTTCCAGTCTACCGAATATTTCTTCTCTTTCTTCAAGAAACGTACCGGACTCACTCCATTGGAGTATCGTTCGTTCGGGCGGGATGAATGA
- the fucO gene encoding lactaldehyde reductase, translated as MNRIILNETSYFGAGCRSVIAVEAARRGFKKAFFVTDKDLIKFGVAAEIIKVFDENRIPYELYSDVKANPTIANVQNGVAAYKASGADFIVALGGGSSIDTAKGIGIVVNNPDFADVKSLEGVADTKHKAVPTFALPTTAGTAAEVTINYVIIDEDARKKMVCVDPNDIPAVAIVDPELMYSMPKGLTAATGMDALTHAIESYITPGAWAMSDMFELKAIEMIAQNLKVAVDNGKDVAAREAMSQAQYIAGMGFSNVGLGIVHSMAHPLGAFYDTPHGVANALLLPYVMEYNAESPAAPKYIHIAKAMGVDTTGMNEAEGVKAAIEAVKALSISINIPQKLHEINVKEEDIPALAVAAFNDVCTGGNPRPTSVADIEALYHKAF; from the coding sequence ATGAATCGCATTATTTTAAATGAAACTTCCTACTTCGGCGCCGGATGCCGGAGTGTGATAGCTGTGGAAGCAGCTAGACGTGGCTTTAAGAAAGCCTTTTTTGTAACGGATAAAGATCTGATCAAGTTTGGCGTGGCTGCCGAAATAATAAAAGTATTTGATGAGAACCGGATTCCTTACGAACTTTATAGTGATGTAAAAGCTAATCCAACGATTGCAAATGTACAAAACGGTGTGGCAGCTTATAAAGCTTCCGGAGCTGATTTTATCGTAGCTTTGGGGGGCGGGTCTTCTATCGATACCGCCAAAGGAATCGGTATCGTTGTGAATAACCCGGATTTTGCAGACGTGAAATCTCTGGAAGGTGTGGCTGATACGAAACATAAGGCAGTACCAACTTTCGCATTGCCTACTACTGCCGGAACGGCTGCCGAAGTAACCATCAATTATGTGATTATCGATGAAGATGCACGTAAAAAGATGGTTTGCGTAGATCCGAATGATATTCCAGCCGTGGCTATCGTAGACCCCGAACTGATGTATTCTATGCCGAAAGGTCTGACTGCCGCTACGGGTATGGATGCTTTGACGCACGCTATCGAAAGTTATATTACTCCGGGTGCTTGGGCTATGAGCGATATGTTCGAACTGAAGGCTATTGAGATGATTGCACAAAATCTGAAAGTAGCCGTAGACAATGGTAAAGATGTAGCAGCCCGCGAGGCAATGTCGCAGGCACAATATATAGCCGGTATGGGATTCTCGAATGTCGGTTTGGGAATCGTTCACTCAATGGCTCATCCGTTGGGGGCATTCTATGATACTCCTCATGGGGTGGCCAATGCTTTACTGTTGCCATATGTGATGGAATACAATGCTGAATCTCCGGCAGCTCCGAAATATATCCATATTGCGAAAGCAATGGGAGTGGATACTACTGGAATGAATGAAGCAGAGGGGGTTAAAGCTGCTATCGAAGCTGTGAAAGCACTTTCTATCAGCATTAATATCCCACAGAAATTGCATGAAATCAATGTGAAGGAAGAAGATATTCCTGCATTGGCAGTAGCTGCTTTCAATGATGTTTGTACAGGTGGCAATCCTCGTCCTACTTCGGTAGCGGATATTGAAGCCTTGTATCATAAAGCATTCTAA
- the rhaD gene encoding rhamnulose-1-phosphate aldolase, whose product MKSILENRPALAKEVNKVAEVAGYLWQKGWAERNGGNITVNITEFVDDEIRQMKPISEVKSIGVTLPYLKGCYFYCKGTNKRMRDLARWPMENGSVIRILDDCASYVIIADEAVAPTSELPSHLSVHNDLLSKNSPYKACVHTHPIELIAMTHCPKFLEKDVATNLLWSMIPETKAFCPRGLGIIPYKLPSSVELAEATIKELQDYDVVMWEKHGVFAVDCDAMQAFDQIDVLNKSALIYIAAKNMGFEPDGMSQEQMKEMTVAFNLPK is encoded by the coding sequence ATGAAATCAATCTTAGAGAATCGCCCGGCACTTGCCAAAGAAGTAAATAAGGTAGCTGAAGTTGCCGGATACTTGTGGCAGAAAGGATGGGCTGAACGTAACGGGGGAAATATCACTGTTAATATCACAGAGTTTGTAGACGATGAAATCCGTCAGATGAAGCCGATCAGCGAAGTAAAATCTATCGGTGTGACTCTTCCTTATCTGAAAGGGTGCTATTTCTATTGCAAGGGAACTAATAAACGTATGCGTGATTTAGCTCGTTGGCCGATGGAGAATGGTTCGGTAATCCGTATCTTGGATGACTGTGCCAGCTATGTGATTATTGCGGATGAGGCGGTGGCTCCGACATCGGAATTGCCTTCTCACCTGAGCGTGCATAATGACCTGTTGAGCAAAAACTCTCCTTATAAAGCGTGTGTACATACACACCCGATCGAACTGATTGCCATGACACACTGTCCGAAGTTCCTGGAAAAAGATGTGGCTACTAATCTGTTATGGAGCATGATTCCCGAAACAAAGGCATTTTGCCCGCGTGGTTTGGGTATCATCCCTTATAAATTGCCCAGTTCTGTAGAGTTGGCGGAAGCTACCATCAAAGAATTACAGGATTATGATGTTGTGATGTGGGAGAAACATGGAGTATTTGCAGTAGATTGCGATGCAATGCAGGCATTTGATCAGATCGATGTACTTAATAAATCGGCTTTGATTTATATCGCAGCTAAAAATATGGGCTTCGAACCGGATGGTATGAGTCAGGAACAGATGAAAGAAATGACAGTTGCTTTCAATTTGCCTAAATAA
- the rhaT gene encoding L-rhamnose/proton symporter RhaT, translated as MDILIGLLIIAIGSFCQSSSYVPIKKVKEWSWESFWLIQGVFAWLVFPFLGSLLGVPQESCLFDLWGMGGAGMSILYGILWGVGGLTFGLSMRYLGVALGQSISLGTCAGFGTLLPALFAGTKLFEGNGLILLLGVCITLAGIAIIGYAGSLRAQNMSEEEKRAAVKDFALTKGLLVALLAGLMSACFALGLDAGTPIKEAALAGGVEGLYAGLPVIFLVTLGGFLTNAAYCLQQNVANKTMGDYAKGKVWGNNLVFCALAGVLWYMQFFGLEMGKSFLTESPVLLAFSWCILMALNVTFSNVWGIILKEWKGVSNKTITVLIAGLIVLIFSLVFPNLF; from the coding sequence ATGGATATTTTAATCGGTTTATTGATTATAGCCATCGGTAGCTTTTGCCAGTCCAGTTCTTATGTACCTATAAAAAAGGTAAAGGAATGGAGCTGGGAAAGCTTCTGGTTAATACAAGGTGTATTTGCTTGGTTAGTGTTCCCGTTTCTGGGTTCACTACTGGGTGTACCCCAAGAGAGCTGTTTGTTCGACTTGTGGGGAATGGGAGGTGCTGGAATGAGCATCCTTTATGGTATATTGTGGGGAGTAGGAGGTTTGACGTTCGGACTTTCCATGCGTTATCTGGGTGTTGCGTTGGGACAGAGTATCTCATTGGGTACTTGTGCCGGTTTCGGAACCCTTCTTCCGGCTCTTTTTGCGGGTACAAAGCTGTTCGAAGGTAACGGATTGATTCTGTTGTTGGGGGTTTGTATTACGTTGGCGGGTATTGCTATTATCGGTTATGCCGGTAGCTTGCGTGCGCAAAACATGAGCGAAGAAGAAAAACGTGCTGCCGTAAAAGATTTTGCATTGACAAAAGGGCTGTTGGTCGCACTCTTGGCAGGTCTTATGAGTGCCTGCTTTGCTTTGGGACTGGATGCAGGAACACCTATCAAAGAAGCCGCTTTGGCTGGTGGGGTGGAAGGGCTTTATGCGGGTCTTCCGGTTATCTTCCTGGTTACGCTTGGCGGTTTCCTGACAAATGCTGCATACTGTCTGCAACAGAATGTGGCTAATAAAACGATGGGTGATTATGCTAAAGGAAAAGTGTGGGGCAATAACCTGGTTTTCTGTGCGTTGGCCGGTGTACTATGGTATATGCAGTTCTTCGGATTGGAAATGGGTAAGAGTTTCCTTACGGAAAGCCCGGTGCTACTGGCTTTCTCTTGGTGTATTCTGATGGCATTGAATGTAACCTTTAGTAATGTTTGGGGAATAATTCTGAAAGAATGGAAAGGTGTGTCAAACAAGACCATAACTGTGCTGATAGCTGGTCTGATCGTGCTTATCTTTTCTTTAGTGTTCCCAAATTTGTTTTAA
- a CDS encoding L-rhamnose isomerase, with amino-acid sequence MKKEELIQKAYEIAVERYAAVGVDTEQVLKTMQDFHLSLHCWQADDVAGFEVQAGSLTGGIQATGNYPGKARNIDELRADILKAASYIPGTHRLNLHEIYGDFQGKVVDRDQVEPEHFKSWIEWGKEHNMKLDFNSTSFSHPKSGDLSLSNPDEGIRQFWIEHTKRCRAIAEAMGKAQGDPCIMNLWVHDGSKDITVNRMKYRELLKDSLDQIFATEYKNMKDCIESKVFGIGLESYTVGSNDFYIGYSASRNKMITLDTGHFHPTESVADKVSSLLLYVPELMLHVSRPVRWDSDHVTIMDDPTMELFSEIVRCGALDRVHYGLDYFDASINRIGAYVIGSRAAQKCMTRALLEPIAKLREYEANGQGFQRLALLEEAKALPWNAVWDMFCLKNNVPVGEDFIAEIEKYEAEVTSKR; translated from the coding sequence ATGAAAAAAGAAGAACTGATTCAGAAAGCGTATGAGATTGCTGTGGAACGTTATGCAGCAGTAGGTGTGGACACCGAACAAGTATTGAAAACTATGCAGGATTTTCATCTGTCACTCCACTGTTGGCAGGCTGATGATGTAGCAGGGTTCGAAGTACAGGCAGGTTCATTGACGGGTGGTATCCAGGCTACGGGTAACTATCCGGGCAAAGCCCGCAACATCGACGAACTGCGTGCCGATATCTTGAAGGCCGCTTCTTATATTCCGGGTACTCACCGTCTGAACCTGCATGAGATTTACGGAGACTTCCAGGGCAAGGTGGTAGACCGTGACCAGGTAGAACCGGAACATTTCAAGAGCTGGATTGAATGGGGAAAGGAACATAATATGAAGCTCGACTTCAACTCTACTTCTTTCTCTCATCCGAAATCAGGCGATTTGTCACTTTCTAATCCCGACGAAGGGATCCGCCAGTTCTGGATTGAGCACACCAAACGTTGTCGTGCAATTGCGGAAGCAATGGGTAAGGCACAGGGCGATCCGTGTATCATGAACCTTTGGGTACACGACGGAAGCAAAGATATCACAGTGAACCGCATGAAATATCGTGAGTTGTTGAAAGATTCTTTGGATCAGATTTTCGCTACCGAATATAAGAATATGAAGGATTGCATCGAATCTAAGGTGTTCGGTATCGGTCTGGAAAGCTATACGGTAGGTTCTAACGATTTCTATATCGGTTACAGTGCTTCTCGCAATAAGATGATCACGTTGGATACCGGTCACTTCCACCCGACAGAAAGCGTAGCAGATAAAGTATCTTCACTGTTGCTTTATGTTCCTGAATTGATGTTACACGTAAGCCGTCCGGTTCGTTGGGATTCAGATCACGTTACTATCATGGATGATCCGACCATGGAACTGTTCAGCGAAATCGTTCGTTGCGGTGCTTTGGACCGTGTACATTATGGTCTTGACTATTTTGATGCATCTATCAATCGCATTGGTGCTTATGTAATCGGTAGTCGTGCTGCACAGAAATGTATGACTCGTGCGCTGCTTGAACCAATTGCCAAGTTGCGTGAGTACGAAGCAAACGGACAGGGATTCCAACGTCTGGCTCTGCTCGAAGAAGCAAAAGCGCTGCCTTGGAATGCTGTTTGGGATATGTTCTGCTTGAAGAACAATGTTCCTGTTGGTGAAGATTTCATCGCAGAAATTGAAAAGTACGAAGCTGAAGTAACTTCTAAGCGATAA